In Cryptomeria japonica chromosome 1, Sugi_1.0, whole genome shotgun sequence, the sequence TCCAAAAATAAATTTGTAAATGAATATACATCTCCAAGCTATCCATTTGTTAATATTTAAGAACCATAGTCACCCCTAGCTTCTACTTTTTGTTGTGGTCTACTTCTATATTTTTCCTTcttatgtagtttttttttttgtcataAAGAATTCATCATGGTGAATGCATGTTTATAATAGTATAATCACTTTTTCTAGCAACATTTTTTCATTTGTAGTGGTATTTTGTGGTTTGCCATAGAGTTTTGTTCTTTGATTATAATGGTTGAGCTTTTCCTCCACAATTTTGTGACTATCTAAATAAATGATCTCATGTGAAGTAGAAAAATATCTCAATTTGTTATTTCacattatttctcttgaaaatGTGAGCGAACTATATTTTTTGTCAATTCCTTTATATAAACTCAATCCAAATCCATAATTTGCATGTATGATTTCTTATGTTCTTATTTACAAAGAGTCAAATTGATTCATTTTGATGGTCCAAAAAATTATAATTTGGTAACTAGTAGTTAATAATATTTTTGTGCTTGACCATTTCTTTCAATCTAAGAGAATTCATTTCAACTATGTGTTCACCTAGCCACTTCCTATATAGCTCTAGCATCCTTAGGTTTGTAATTCCTTTCTCTCTTACCTCTAGTCACCAAACCATATACAATTACTACATGAAAGAATATATGAAGAAAGTGATTCTCAAGGACAATGTGTCACACCAAAAAGATATGCCTAGAACTCATTTAACATTAGGTGTAAGGGGTTTCTTTTTCTAAGGTTGAAAATATTGATTGCATAGGGGTTGCGATGTGAGTTCCAATGCATGACATGGGTATTGTGAACCAATGTGAGCTAGGATTAGGGtctgaaaaatatttttataaGCATTGAGCATAGATTCAAGAAACAATGAGTGATGTTGTCTAATAAAGATGCATTTAATATTTGGGAAATGAGTAGAAATCATACACCAAatttgggtgaattggaaagtttgTTACCTTGAAGCTATGTAAAATAGATGTTTAATAAATAGGGTAGAGTTGGACTATGTTATTAAAGGGAACCTAGTTGCCTCAAAGATTGTTATTGATGCAAGCATTCATCCCAAGCCACGAGATCTTGTGTCTAAACTTAGACAAGACAAGGAATATCTAGATTGGGCTACAAAACATATATAAGGAAAGACAAGGTCATTAGTGGAGACCATCAAGGATGAGGATCACCAAGTTTAGGAAAGATTGGGATATGGATCATTAGGTAAGATCACAATTCATGTATGTTGGAAGTATTCTAGAGTGTGGAAGAATTCTAGCAAGACTTTGAAGGGAGTAGCGTAGGAGTGGCTTAGGAGAATTTTTTTCTATAATTTATAACTCATTACGTTTGCCCTTTACTTATTATGTCAAGAATTTTCACTTTTTGTGAACCATGCATCTTTTGTCCCTCTTTATTTGATCTTGTTAGTAGTTTAATAAGTTCCAAAAACTGTGAACTCATCAACACCCATATACACATTATCTTCAAGTCAAATCTTTTGGAGAGGTTCAATAGGTTTGACACAAATCCTTTAATTCTTTTCCACTTCCTTTCATGTTAGAGATTTATGCAACCTCTTTCTTTGTCATGGTTTGGGGTTTGAGAGCACTGAAAATTTTCCTAAATCTGACAATGGGTCCCAATAAGAAAATAATGCCTTAAGAGTGTAGGGGttaggtatatcttgtgtcacatacCTAAGAAAAGAGAAGGGTGGAGGTTCAACTTTGAAGGAATACTTAGTAAAAGAGTTCAAGATATGAGGGATTAATGTTGGAAGGAAATACATGTTGGGAATGGGTTCCATGGGCTAACAAGAGAAAAGAGAATTAGACTTAAGCAAGGTGATAAAGAAATGATATTAGAAAATAGAGAAGTTCAATAGTCCATAACTATactaaaaaactttttaaaaaactttttaaaagACAAGGTGGTATTTTAGATGTGAGCAGAATTGCTAGAGCATTATTCAATGAGTTCTAAGAGGTCCTAAAATAATGAGTAGAGAGATATTGTATGCCTTGGTTTCCTTTATAAGGGTACAGCAAGAATTGTAACTCAAAAAAAATGAGAATTTAAATTGAATACAATCATCAAAATCACACCAAAATTTGAAGAATGAGAAAACCCTCTTTACTAAAACAATTTACATGTTTCACCGCATAAATTTATGAACAGCTCTAGAAATATTTTTCCCTCCACAACACCAAGGAGCCCCTCTTCCTCTTCCAGTGCCGCCGCAGGTATCTTCAAGACAGGGCGTAGAGAAGCTCTGTGATTTGGGAAGAGTGGGAAAGCTCGGGCATGGTAGCGGAGGCATTGTGTACAAGGTTCTCCACTCCAAATCCTCCACTTGCTATGCCCTAAATGTTGCCCGGCAAGTACTGGAGGGATTGAAACGCCTTCATACAGAGCGGATTGTTCACAGAGACATTAAGCCCGCCAATCTCTTGATTAGGAAGAATTCCCAGCGAATTAAAATTGCAGACTTTGGGGTTAGGAGGATTCTATCACACAACATAGATCCCTGCTGCAATTCTTATGTGGGAACATGTGCTTACATGAGCCCCGAGAGATTCGATCCACAGAGCTATGGTGGAAGATATAATGGGTATGCAGGGGATATCTGGAGTTTGGGATTGACACTGTTGGAATGCTATGTTGGTCATTTCCCATTTGTAGCAGCCGGAGAGCAGGCGGATTGGCCCGCACGGATATTTTTCAGGTTCACCAACATTGATCAGTTTCCCAGTTCCGCACCACGTGACCACGGGGCTCCCGATAAGCCCCCCGGTTCCATGTTCGACTCTGCTGAATCTCTAGCTGACGGTCATATTGGGCGCGGTCATCTGCCTTGGAAAGAACGGCATAGGCACTGTGTATCTGCACAAACATTTCGGTGGagatgttcttgccttgagaagaaGCTGCGGCGTCTGGGTGAAATTGCCGCGCCATTTTTCTGTAAGCCCTCTTTATGTCCTGTGCGGTAGCCCCGCGGCTTAGCCCCAGCACTTCGTATAAAGTCCCTGAATTTTTCATGTGACCGCCGGCTTCGATTGCAGGAGCCGATTGATACTCGGCCCCGCAAACCTGCGCTGCCctaattacattgaaagagggctTCAATCTGATATTTGCAGGGCCTCCTCTTCGCCTGATAGTCGCTAAATCCATACCACCGGCGCTTCCTATTGCTGAAGCATTTGGGGAAACTGAAATTCTGATGCAACTCATTCTGAATTGTTTTTTGGGGAGATGATGCAGATAACAGAAATAAATAGGGTTTCATGGATGTGtattgaagaagaatgaagattatataaaaagagggagaatgTAAATTGTTAGGACGTTTGGGGGTGTTTAAGAGAGAAAATGGTGGGCGCGGAAAACTGGAGGAAGCGCCAACAGTCAAATGGTCACGGGTCAGTTTGTTGCTTCTAGAAGGGTTGTTGAAATGTGGCCTTCAATGACACTAATTCCTAGCCAAAATggatagttattttattttattttgttcacattGTTTACTTTCTTTTTATTTGGCAAGttgttatatttatatttatttatagttTGTCGTCTAATTATAGATTAAATTTTAAGTTATAGTTTCTAATAATATGTCAATCATGTAAttgtttttgaaatattaattttcGTGTTTATGATATCCAGGTCTATGATACTGGAGCACTTCTCAATgtaactagtatacttatattctaaaaatatatatgtaaaataatgccaagagatatcacataattgtcttgcatgtttattagttgggACATTGAGCTGAATAATgttgcactctttcactctcattaaagatatATCtgtttcatatacttagagacaagtggcaatgattctattttattcagagtaataaaataatactcaTAGAGAAattgaaacatgcatgcatttaccagtcatctacacgtcaaatttattcaaaatcaattttttgatgaCACGTCAAATTTATTCgaaatcaattttttgtttacggatatttgtatgtcattgtagatgtctctcgacataactagtatatctatatttttaaaaatataggtaaattatgtcgagagatatcttataataagaAAGAAATCTGACAATTGTAGCAATATTAGTAgtatacaagagtttcaaaaatatggataataatagagttgcttaagtatgtacaAGCATTATCTAAGATGACAGCACGACCCTGGAAATTTAGAATCATCAGATACTCACAATGCCACTTGATTTTATTGGTTGtttccttttaaatattatggcactcttccactatcatttgaatgtaatggtttcatatagttggagacaagtggtgagggttctattttatttggagttatAAAATAACATCTCCACAAATATCaaaagatgacatatttcatgcatttactcgtcatttgcatgtcaatttgtttcaaaattgaattttttttacgaacattttgatgtcattgtagacgCCTCTCGACATAATTATGTAGTTAAGTTGAGTTTGataaaatagaaaatgaaataaatgccaataatttttttatttgattatgtgtgataatttgttattttttttaattgatgcTCAAATGATAGATCTACTTTTAGATTTGGTATTTAACAATTGTGATAACTTTCATTAGAGTTTTATTTTTAAGATGGATCGTTTTGTACCACATGAGTTGGTCCAGGACAAAAATGCATCGCCTCATTAAAAAATTATGTTGTCATTATATCTAttattgatatgacaatttttattatgtgtTTTTGTCTTCTCTAAGACCTAAATAGAGAGTTGTGTTAAAAAGCATAATAGAATTTACTCTAGACAAGATAGAAGATTTTAAGTTCCCAAAATAGAATGGGGCAACATGGCATGTCTAATAATGACTAAGAATCCTTGATAGGACTAAAAGGACATTTGTTAAAATAAATATATGCCAATGAATATTTATGTCCAAGGTAAGGTCCCATTTGTTAGTCATCTATAACTTCTACCTTATGATGCATGCTTCTATGTTTTTTCTTTTACTTAGTTTGTTTGTTGTCATTATGAATTTATCATGGCGTGCATGTTTTCCATAGTATAATGGCTTTTGTAACAATATTTTTCATTTGTAATGGTATTTCTTGGTTTCCCACAAAGTATTGCACTTTGACTACGATGGCTTACAATTTAGGATTTGGTGTTGACAATTTAGTGTTTAGTGTTGTCAATGTTTAGGGTTTAAAGTTGTTGTATTTTGTGTTTAGGGTTTAAGACATTTGACATTTGCATAAACATTTATACATATATTGATAAATACATTACAtctagagatgtatccacatttatatgtacatgtatataccaatacatttaaatacatatgtacacacaaatattatttataattttctaCTACttaaacaaaaatataattttcattaaattttgtgCTAGATCTAAAATGTGTGTGAAAGAGAGCTCTCAAATTGATGGATATAGAAGCTCTAAGAAGGATTATACACATACATGGAAGTTGTTTTAGGTGAAATAAGGAAGCATCTATCTATTTCAACCAA encodes:
- the LOC131042450 gene encoding uncharacterized protein LOC131042450 → MQIETAFGCFKRENGGRGKLEGAPTGKWSRGSFLFLLLEALEIFFPPQHQGAPLPLPVPPQVSSRQGVEKLCDLGRVGKLGHGSGGIVYKVLHSKSSTCYALNVARQVLEGLKRLHTERIVHRDIKPANLLIRKNSQRIKIADFGVRRILSHNIDPCCNSYVGTCAYMSPERFDPQSYGGRYNGYAGDIWSLGLTLLECYVGHFPFVAAGEQADWPARIFFRFTNIDQFPSSAPRDHGAPDKPPGSMFDSAESLADGHIGRGHLPWKERHRHCVSAQTFRWRCSCLEKKLRRLGEIAAPFFCKPSLCPVR